CTCGACGCGAACGCGATCTCCGACATGAAGTTCCTCGAATCCGTGCACAACTTTTCCCTCTGCGGCTGGCTGCATGATTCGGACCCATGTCCCCTTCGCTGAAGCGCCGGTCACAATGGCGTCGAACCGTTCGCCGATCCGCGATTCCAGAAGGAGCGCCGCGGCGGACTTTCGCACCTGCCGCTCCACCTTGGTCGCGCTGTCCTCTTGCTCCGTGCAGTGCCGGGCCAGCTCACCGAGCTCGTCGTTGCTGTAGGGCACCGGCTGTCCCGCCAGCGCCGCTTTCAGCAGGCGCTGCGTGATGACATCCGGAAAACGCCGGTTCGGCGCGGTGGAGTGGGTATAGTCCTTGACGGCAAGCCCAAAGTGTCCCTCCGCTCGTTGACCGGGAAGCTCGAGGGTGTACTCGCCCCGGCCCAAGAGCTTGATCACGGAGAGCGAGACATCGGGAAAGCGCGCCGGATCTGCCTCCCGGCGCTTCCTGAGGAACTCATCAAGAGCCCCGGCGGTGGGCTCTGATGGCAGGCGCTCGCCCACAGCCGCAGCCAGCTCGACGATCCGCTCCCAACGCTCGGGCGAGTGCAGGACCCGTCGCAGCGACGGAAAGCCCTTCTGCTCGAGGTACCTCGCGGTCACCCCGTTGGCCGCAATCATGAAGTCTTCGATTAGCTCCTTGGCCCGATTCGGCTCCTCAGCTCGTAGGTCGGCCAGCGCGTCGCCATCGAACACGGCCCGCGCCTCAGTCGTCTCCAGGCTCAAGGCGCCGTGTTCGTGCCGGAGCTTCTTCATCGCCTGCGCGACCCGATCCTGAATGCGGAGCTGCTGATCGAGCCCCGGTAGTGCCGATATCCGTGCCGGCGCGGGCGTGGCGCCGTCGAGCCAGGCGGCGACGCCGTTGTAGGCGAGCTTGGCGCGATTGATCACGATCGCCCGATAGACGTCAGACCCCTCCACTGCTCCGTCGGCACTGACCGTCATCTCGATGACGATCGCCAGCCGCTCCTGGTCCTCGCCGAGAGATGTGAGGTCGGTAGAGAGCTTCTCAGGAAGCATTGGGAAGATCTCGGCGGCCGTGTAGACGGAAGTGGTATTGGCCCGCGCGTGGCCATCGAGCGCGGAGTCTTTCTTGATGATGGCGTCGACATCGGCCACCGCAACGAGGATCTTCACCGCGCCGCCCGCGTTCGGCACCGCGACCGAGAGCTGGTCGAGATCGCGCGAATCATCGTTGTCGATCGACGCCCAGAGCAGACTCCGAAGGTCGCGGATGGAAGCGCCGATCTCTGTGGCCGCTCTCGTGATGGTATCTGTCTGCGCCAGAACCGCGGCGGAAAAGTCCGGCAACATCCCCCGTTGAAGCATCGCTCGTCGCGCGATGCTTCTGAGCTGGCTCCGGGCGGGCACGGCTTGATTCATGGGCGGACGATACGCCCCGCACGGGCCGCTGTATAGGGAAACGGAAGTACCGCGTCGCGAAACCGAAGCGGGACCAGCCGATGTTTCAGGTCTCCGGTTTCCTGGACCAGCGGACGTCGTCGGTGACGAGGGCGATCTTCGCGAAGTCCGTCATGAACACGAGCAACAGCATTTACCTTGCGAGCCGTTTCCGGATCGCCTGTAATTCCTGCCGGCGTTTGGCACCGGACTTGGGGTAAGCCATTCGGAGCTCTTTGAGTCCGTCAAGGATAATCTGGGAAACGATCAACCGTGCGTTCTCTTTGTCGTCGGCGGGAACGGCGTACCAGGGCGCGTTGCGGGTGCTTGTTGCACTCAAGCATTCCTCATAGGCCTGCATGTACTGTTTCCAGCATTTCCTCTCCTCAATGTCCGCCAGGCTGAATTTCCAGTTCTTCTCCGGCTCATCGATACGTTCGAGGAAGCGCTTTCGCTGTTCTTCCTCCGAAAGATGCAGGAAAAACTTGATGATCCGTGTTCCGTTGCGGTAGAGATGGTTCTCCAGGTCCACGATGGAGCGATAGCGCTCCTGCCAGATTGTTTTCTCGTCGAAGAACTCCTTCGGCAGTCTCTGGCTGCGCAGGATCTCCGGATGCACCCGAACGATCAGTACTTCCTCGTAATAAGATCGGTTGAAGATTCCGATCCGACCGCGTTCCGGTAGGGCCCGGGTGGTGCGCCACAAAAAATCGTGATCGAGCTCGGCGCCGGTGGGATGTTTGAAGCTGAACACCTGGCAGCCTTGTGGATTGACACCCGACATCACGTGCCGGATGGCGCCGTCCTTCCCGGCGGCATCCATTGCCTGAAAAATAAGCAGCAAGGCATAGCGATCGGATGCATACAGAAGGCGTTGCAGCGAGCTCAGTTGTTTAACGTGTTCCTCCAGAAGGCGTTGATACTTCTTCCTCGACTTGTAAACGGGCTTCACGAGCGTCGGCCACTTCTTGAGGTTGACCCTTTTTCCCGTCGGCACACGGAAAATGTTGGAATTGATTTTCATCCTGATCCTTTCGGTGGCCCTGGCTGCGTGGGTCGCAGTCGATCACTTATGGGATTCATCTTTTTGGATATCCCGTTCCTCCTGGAGCCTTTACACCTGCCGTTCAAACGCCGCCATCGGCCCGAAGAACTGCCCGGGGTCCAATAGGGAGGAACACATCGTGGCCCCCTTCGACGGCGTGGTGAGGGGCCGCTTTCGTCGCCGCCGGCGCATTGATCCACGTGAGCGGCTCGCAAGCCAAGTTAGCGAAAGAAAGCTCGACCCCCGTGAAGGGCGAGAGCAGGCCGGTGGTGAATGTCGTCGGCATCTCGCAGGGGCAGCAAGAGATCTCTCCAGGCGCTACTGCGGGAGCTTGACGCTGCGATCATCGGCTGCGCAGCCGTACAGATGAGGGACAATCATCCGAGAATGACGCGCACGTGATGTGTCGCGCCGTCGTCCGCAAGGTCGACTCGCGCTTGGTTTCCCGGAAGCGCCGTCCCATCAAGCTCCGCGTATGTGACTCCGTGGGTGACTCCGTTTGGGTTCTCAACCGAGATCTCGTAGCGCGCCGAGTGGTAACGGAACACCATCTCGAAGCCGCGCCACGCCTTCGGCACGCACGGATCGACAAGCAGCGTCGCGCCTTGCACACGGAACCCTAGGATCCATTCAAGGCCCGCCCGATACATCCAGCCAGCCGAACCGGTGTACCAGGTCCAGCCACCCCGCCCGACGTGCGGGGGTTGGGAATAGACATCGGCAGATGCAACGTACGGCTCCACCTTGTAGCGGTGAACGGTCGCGCGCGTGCTGGCGTGATTGATGGGGTTCAGGATCGAGAACAGCTCACCGGCCTTGTCGCCGTCGCCGAGCAGCGCGAAGGCGATCACCGACCAGATGGCGGCATGGGTGTATTGGCCACCGTTTTCGCGGATGCCGGGCGGGTACCCTTTGATGTAGCCAGGGTCCACCGGGGCCGGGGGCCCCGGCCGTCCGTTCGGCGGGTCGCTCCGCGTTGCGTCGCTTGGTTGCGGCTGCGAGCCAAACTCCACTTGAGCAGAAGGAGTTCCGCCCTGCCCTAGCACCGGGTGATCGAACGGCGGGGTGAAGAGCAAGACCAGTCCGTCACCACGCCGGACGAGGTGTTCCTCCACCGCGGCCATGGCCCTCGCAGCGCGCGCCGGATCCGCGGCCCCGGAGATCACCGCCCACGACTGCGCGATCGAATCGATGCGGCATTCGTCGCCCGAAGCCGAACCGAGCGGCGTGCCGTCGTCGAAGTAGCCGCGCCGGTACCAGTCGCCGTCCCAGGCTTCGCGTTCCAGGGATTTCCGCAGGGCGGCTGCGCAGCACCGCCAGGTCGCGGCACGCGTCTGCTCACCGCGGCTATCCGCCAGGGGAGCCAAGGCCGACAGCGTGGCGTACAGGAACCAGCCGAGCCAGACGCTCTCGCCCTTGCCTCCTTCGCCGACCCGATTCATGCCGTCGTTCCAGTCTCCCGCACCGATCAGCGGTAAGCCGTGCTCACCGACCGACAAACTCCGGTCAAGGGCCCGCGCGCAGTGTTCGAACAACGTGGCGTGCTCCTCGGCCACCATCGGCTGAAAGTACGAATCGTAGTCGCCGGCGCGGAGGGCGGGCCCTTCGAGAAAGGAAACCCTCTCGTCGAACACGGCGAGATCGTTCGTGACCTCGACGTAGTGCGCGGCCGCGTATGGCAACCAAATGCGGTCGTCGGAGACCCGCGTGCGCACGCCCTGGCCCGACGGCGGCAGCCACCAGTGCTGCACGTCGCCTTCGACGAACTGGCGCGCCGCGGCGCGCAGGAGATGCGCGCGCGTCAACTCCGGCTGCGACAGCGTCAACGCCATCACATCTTGGAGCTGGTCGCGGAAGCCGTAGGCGCCGCTCGCCTGGTAGAACGCCGAGCGCGCCCACACCCGGCAGGCGAGGGTCTGGTAGAGCAGCCAGCGGTTCAGCAGAATGTCCATGGACCGATCGGGTGTCTTCACCTGCACCGCGCCGAGGACGTTGTCCCAGAGCCCGCTCACTGCGCGCAAGACCGCGTCGAGGTCGGCGGTGCGGTAGCGTGCGATCAAGGAGAGCGCTTCCGCCTTCGTCGCCGCCTCGCCGAGAAAGAAGACGATCTCGGCGACACCGTTCGGCCTGAGTTCCAGCTGGGTTTGCAGGGCGCCGCAGGGGTCGAGACCGGCACCGACTCGATTGGAGAGCGGTGCTCCGCCGGCCAGCGCCGCCGGATGATCGAGCGTGCCGCTGCGGCCGAGGAACTCCGTCCGGTCGCCTGTCCAAGCGAGTTGCCGTCCGCCGAGGTCTGCGAATGCCACGCGACCACCGAACTCGTTGCTCCAGGGGTTCCGTGCGAGCATCGCTCCGGTCTCCGAGTCGATCTCGGTCACGACGAACGGCGCAGAGGCGCCACGGGAAGTGCCGAGCACCCACTCCACATACGCGGTGACTGAGAGACGCCGCGATCGGCCCGAATGATTCTGGATCTTCAACCGAGAAATCTTGATCGGGTCATCGTGCGGTACGTACTGCAGTAGCTCAAGCGAGATCCCGTGCGAAGTGTGCTCGAAGCGGCTGTAGCCCTGGCCGTGTCGCACAACGTACGGCGAGGTCTCCTCGTGAATCGGCAGAGCCGTGGGGCCCCAGAGCGCTCCACTGTCTTCGTCGCGAACGTAGATCACCTCACCGGGCCGGTCGCTGACGGGGTCGTTCGACCACGGGGTGATCTGGTGATCGCGACTGTTGATTGACCACGTGTAGCCCCCGCCTTCGACTGACACTTGGAAGCCGAATGAGGGATTGGCGATGACGTTGATCCATGGCGCGGGCGTCCACTGCCCCTCACCGAGGATCGTTACGTATTCCCGTCCGCCGGCGGCGAAGCCTCCCAGGCCGTTGAAAAACTCGAGTTCCAGTTGCGGCGGC
This Candidatus Binatia bacterium DNA region includes the following protein-coding sequences:
- a CDS encoding RNB domain-containing ribonuclease, giving the protein MLQRGMLPDFSAAVLAQTDTITRAATEIGASIRDLRSLLWASIDNDDSRDLDQLSVAVPNAGGAVKILVAVADVDAIIKKDSALDGHARANTTSVYTAAEIFPMLPEKLSTDLTSLGEDQERLAIVIEMTVSADGAVEGSDVYRAIVINRAKLAYNGVAAWLDGATPAPARISALPGLDQQLRIQDRVAQAMKKLRHEHGALSLETTEARAVFDGDALADLRAEEPNRAKELIEDFMIAANGVTARYLEQKGFPSLRRVLHSPERWERIVELAAAVGERLPSEPTAGALDEFLRKRREADPARFPDVSLSVIKLLGRGEYTLELPGQRAEGHFGLAVKDYTHSTAPNRRFPDVITQRLLKAALAGQPVPYSNDELGELARHCTEQEDSATKVERQVRKSAAALLLESRIGERFDAIVTGASAKGTWVRIMQPAAEGKVVHGFEELHVGDRVRVE
- a CDS encoding ADP-polyphosphate phosphotransferase: MKINSNIFRVPTGKRVNLKKWPTLVKPVYKSRKKYQRLLEEHVKQLSSLQRLLYASDRYALLLIFQAMDAAGKDGAIRHVMSGVNPQGCQVFSFKHPTGAELDHDFLWRTTRALPERGRIGIFNRSYYEEVLIVRVHPEILRSQRLPKEFFDEKTIWQERYRSIVDLENHLYRNGTRIIKFFLHLSEEEQRKRFLERIDEPEKNWKFSLADIEERKCWKQYMQAYEECLSATSTRNAPWYAVPADDKENARLIVSQIILDGLKELRMAYPKSGAKRRQELQAIRKRLAR